The Sphaeramia orbicularis chromosome 16, fSphaOr1.1, whole genome shotgun sequence genome window below encodes:
- the kdf1a gene encoding keratinocyte differentiation factor 1: protein MPGHSTGAPQASRHHRPSSSKADKYRQSRTISRESTASQDSYKDPHGDYVHEHHNDHSRYSENKYSRSRGHPRNGTGRGSETIGFIPGSADNAAASRHACGSCASVGWSSCKALICCVLTCGFYGSREPCLPANESSTDHPPKAGSEPHPPNGMSISNPTCGVPIEPSKSIKGSKLPTSDSFRYQDVRIAGQTVKYPVAPPKRTRAPGKGENQRPVSNTSLLSREDYDLDDLSDTGTDIDSLITKKLLELYALHQIDQLAKCTSDSSFSRKTNEISELIYSIAQDYNLEEQEAECKLVHGVIRISTRKGKRNKSHQPSVQRPNGRNDGTLPDSGNETMSNPLHSSDFPEVKVSEQTPSDELARKMRHYSGRTYSSSSATVYSPYLHDTETYSSGAPLLL from the exons ATGCCTGGCCACAGCACAGGGGCTCCCCAGGCGTCCCGCCACCATAGACCCTCCAGCTCCAAAGCTGATAAGTACAGACAGAGTCGGACTATATCTAGGGAGAGCACAGCCAGCCAGGACTCCTACAAGGATCCTCATGGGGACTATGTGCACGAGCACCACAATGACCACTCCCGTTACTCTGAGAACAAATACAGTCGCAGCAGAGGACACCCCCGGAATGGAACCGGACGGGGCTCGGAGACTATAGGATTTATTCCCGGCTCGGCAGACAACGCTGCTGCCAGCAGACATGCCTGTGGCTCCTGTGCATCGGTGGGCTGGAGCAGCTGTAAGGCCCTTATCTGCTGTGTACTAACCTGTGGATTTTACGGCAGCCGAGAGCCCTGTCTGCCTGCTAACGAGAGCTCCACAGACCATCCCCCTAAAGCAGGCAGCGAGCCCCACCCTCCTAATGGCATGTCTATTTCCAATCCCACCTGTGGCGTTCCTATAGAGCCCAGCAAGTCCATCAAAGGCTCCAAGCTGCCCACGAGCGACAGTTTCCGCTACCAGGATGTGCGTATTGCAGGACAGACTGTAAAGTATCCAGTTGCTCCTCCTAAACGGACCCGAGCGCCCGGAAAGGGGGAAAACCAACGGCCGGTCAGCAACACAAGCTTGCTATCTCGTGAGGACTATGACTTAGATGATCTGAGTGACACAGGAACAGATATAGACTCTCTTATTACTAAGAAGCTGCTGGAGCTCTACGCCCTTCACCAGATCGACCAGCTGGCCAAGTGCACCTCCGACTCCTCTTTCTCCCGCAAGACCAATGAGATCAGTGAGCTCATCTACAGCATTGCTCAGGACTACAACCTGGAGGAGCAGGAGGCTGAGTGCAAGCTGGTGCATGGAGTTATCCGCATCAGTACACGCAAGGGGAAAAGAAACAAGAGTCACCAGCCGTCAGTGCAGCGACCAAATGGGAGGAATGATGGGACCCTCCCCGACAGTGGCAACGAGACCATGAGCAACCCCTTACACAGTAGCGACT TTCCAGAGGTGAAAGTGTCGGAGCAGACGCCATCAGATGAACTGGCAAGGAAAATGAGGCATTACAGTGGGAGAA CGTACTCTTCCAGCAGTGCCACAGTCTACTCACCCTACCTACATGACACTGAAACTTACTCCTCAGGTGCCCCCCTGCTTCTCTGA